From a region of the Lactuca sativa cultivar Salinas chromosome 4, Lsat_Salinas_v11, whole genome shotgun sequence genome:
- the LOC111894855 gene encoding uncharacterized protein LOC111894855 isoform X1, translating into MRTRKADNPKSPPAAKRTPPARKSATKTPTTPPPNASQQSTSEPTITPKRASLPRGKTMATNDTTPTTPKTPVSAIKPQADTVKATPGTRSGSKRTVKKVVKKTVIKKKPKLTDAKAQPDLVADENDDELLTEKDSFEEVKDMEHAKQQESSPSDAKNSIKEEEHDDVCMPLKDDEDTMKDVEEGTDVKPSVESSHLRDVAKAIDNQEPEVDKKENMDAKEKENKEAIDDKSLKIQESFVEARIEEEEEPEEEPEEEPEVEQLIKNQEIIMENEKKVEIEEEPEEEPEEEPEVEQLIKNQEIIMENEKKVEIEEEPEEEPEEEPEVEQPIKNQEIIMENEKKVEIEEEPEEEPEEEPEVEQLVKNQEIIMENEKKVEIEEEPEEEPEEEPEVEQLIKNQEIIMEKEQKVEIEEEPMECNDDEVEMEKDMNEEVKREEDLQEHVCSSNEEKNKDNDVHEKEKKGEIEEEPMECYDDEVEMKKDTNEEAKGEACSQEHVCSSNEEKHKDNDVHEKEKKGEIEEEPMECNDDEVEMEKDPNKEVKGEEDPQERVSLTDEEKDNDTDIHEEDDKGVQQQQQEQSETRLEEEQAECKIAVEERKRRKEFEIFVGGLDRDATEEEVKKAFQYVGEVVDIRMHKELPTNKNKGYAFVRFANKEHVARALAQMKNPVIHGKRCGTAPSEDNDTLFLGNICNTWTKEDIRQKLKDYGVEGVEKITLVSDPQHKGLSRGFAFLEFSGHPDAMLAFKRLQKPDAIFGHPDKTVKVAFAEPLHEPNPEVLKEIKSVFIDGLPPHWDDDIVREYLKSYGVIDRIMLARNMSSAKRKDFGFVDFTTHDAAIACIDGLNKRELGHEKIKVKARLSNPSPKTQAVKGGIAGGFRYGHGNGASFKRAGRGFGRGPYPNNNMEFPRGGRGFYQHGQHGQTSRMGYTEDYPPAGAHPSFRGRHDFRQGGRWNNFRGPHQQSQGPMPFPPRYDDHHHHDNHHHHPMPMRGPPFMPEEQFNRPYEDPYIYGDSSRGVKRPYYAEQDPVYMEHSRVRPRFDYPEPPNSAPASHLRGGGSGMHSRDYYNNNYDYEGPYSSYYGGGDQRPYGGNQPYGGRYYY; encoded by the exons ATGAGAACTCGAAAAGCAGACAATCCCAAATCGCCCCCTGCGGCAAAAAGAACCCCACCGGCTAGAAAATCGGCAACTAAAACCCCTACCACGCCACCACCCAATGCCTCCCAGCAATCAACATCTGAACCCACGATTACTCCTAAGCGTGCTTCCCTCCCTAGAGGGAAGACCATGGCGACCAACGATACCACACCAACAACTCCAAAAACACCAG TTAGTGCAATAAAACCACAGGCTGACACAGTCAAGGCAACTCCGGGAACAAGGTCTGGAAGTAAAAGGACTGTTAAGAAAGTGGTTAAAAAGACTGTTATCAAGAAAAAACCTAAATTGACTGATGCTAAGGCACAGCCTGATTTAGTTGCAGATGAAAACGATGATGAATTACTCACAGAAAAAGATAGTTTCGAGGAGGTGAAGGATATGGAACATGCAAAGCAGCAAGAATCTAGCCCAAGTGATGCTAAAAACTCTATCAAAGAGGAAGAACATGATGATGTTTGTATGCCTTTAAAAGATGATGAAGATACTATGAAGGATGTTGAAGAGGGGACTGATGTTAAGCCCTCTGTTGAAAGCTCTCATTTAAGAGATGTTGCAAAAGCCATTGATAATCAAGAACCAGAAGTGGATAAGAAGGAAAACATGGACGCAAAAGAGAAGGAAAATAAAGAAGCCATTGATGATAAATCCTTAAAGATCCAAGAATCCTTTGTAGAAGCTCGAATAGAGGAagaagaggaacctgaggaagaacctgaagaggaacctgaagtTGAGCAACTCATCAAGAATCAAGAAATCATCATGGAAAATGAGAAAAAAGTTGAGATtgaagaggaacctgaagaaGAACCCGAAGAGGAACCCGAAGTTGAGCAACTCATTAAGAATCAAGAAATCATCATGGAAAATGAGAAAAAAGTTGAGATTGAAGAAGAACCCGAAGAAGaacctgaagaggaacctgaagtTGAGCAACCGATTAAGAATCAAGAAATCATcatggaaaatgaaaaaaaagttgagattgaagaggaacctgaagaagaacctgaagaggaacctgaagtTGAGCAACTCGTTAAGAATCAAGAAATTATCATGGAAAATGAGAAAAAAGTTGAGATTGAAGAggagcctgaagaagaacctgaggaggaacCTGAAGTTGAGCAACTCATTAAGAATCAAGAAATCATCATGGAAAAAGAGCAAAAAGTTGAGATTGAAGAGGAGCCAATGGAATGTAATGATGATGAAGTTGAAATGGAGAAAGATATGAATGAAGAAGTAAAGAGAGAAGAAGACCTACAAGAGCATGTATGCTCaagtaatgaagaaaagaacaaAGACAATGATGTTCATGAAAAAGAGAAAAAAGGTGAGATTGAAGAGGAGCCAATGGAATGTTATGATGATGAAGTTGAAATGAAGAAAGATACAAATGAGGAAGCAAAGGGAGAAGCATGCTCACAAGAGCATGTATGCTCAAGTAATGAAGAAAAGCACAAAGACAATGATGTTCATGAAAAAGAGAAAAAAGGTGAGATTGAAGAGGAACCTATGGAATGTAATGATGATGAAGTTGAAATGGAGAAAGATCCGAATAAGGAAGTAAAAGGAGAAGAAGATCCACAAGAACGTGTATCTTTAACTGATGAAGAAAAGGACAATGACACTGACATTCATGAAGAAGATGACAAGGgtgtacaacaacaacaacaagagcAAAGTGAAACAAGGTTAGAAGAGGAACAAGCAGAATGTAAAATAGCTGTAGAGGAGCGAAAAAGAAGGAAAGAATTTGAGATATTTGTTGGTGGATTGGATAGAGATGCCACAGAAGAAGAAGTAAAGAAAGCTTTTCAGTATGTTGGTGAGGTTGTTGATATCCGAATGCATAAAGAACTTCCAACCAATAAAAACAAAGGATATGCATTTGTGAGATTTGCTAATAAGGAGCATGTAGCACGTGCTTTAGCCCAAATGAAAAACCCTGTT aTACATGGAAAACGATGTGGAACTGCACCTAGTGAGGACAATGATACTTTGTTCTTGGGCAATATCTGCAATACATGGACAAAAGAAGAT ATAAGACAAAAACTCAAAGATTATGGTGTAGAAGGTGTAGAAAAGATCACACTTGTGTCTGATCCTCAACACAAAGGATTAAGTCGTGGGTTTGCATTTCTTGAATTCTCAGGACACCCGGATGCCATGCTGGCATTCAAAAGGCTTCAAAAACCTGATGCTATATTTGGTCACCCTGATAAAACTGTAAAAGTAGCTTTTGCTGAACCCTTACATGAACCTAATCCTGAGGTTTTAAAAGAGATTAAATCTGTGTTTATTGATGGATTGCCACCTCATTGGGATGATGACATTGTTAGAGAATATTTAAAAAGTTATGGTGTTATTGATCGGATTATGCTTGCAAGAAATATGTCATCTGCTAAAAGGAAAGATTTTGGATTTGTTGATTTTACTACTCATGATGCTGCTATTGCTTGTATTGATGGGTTGAATAAAAGAGAATTGGGTCATGAGAAA ATTAAAGTGAAAGCAAGGCTTTCAAATCCTTCACCTAAAACTCAAGCTGTGAAAGGTGGAATAGCTGGAGGCTTTCGATATGGTCATGGAAATGGTGCTTCCTTTAAAAGAGCTG GTAGGGGTTTTGGAAGAGGTCCATATCCTAACAACAATATGGAATTTCCACGAGGTGGCAGAGGTTTCTATCAACATGGTCAACATGGTCAAACCAGTAGAATGGGTTATACAGAGGATTACCCGCCAGCTGGCGCTCATCCTTCTTTCAGAGGGAGACATGATTTTAGACAAG GAGGGAGGTGGAATAATTTCAGGGGTCCACATCAGCAATCTCAAGGCCCTATGCCATTCCCACCTAGATACgatgatcatcatcatcatgataatcatcatcatcatcctatGCCTATGAGAGGACCACCATTTATGCCTGAAGAACAATTCAACAGACCTTATGAAGACCCCTACATATATGGAGATTCCTCACGTGGTGTAAAACGTCCTTATTATGCA gAGCAGGATCCTGTGTATATGGAGCATAGTAGAGTTCGGCCTCGTTTCGATTACCCTGAGCCTCCAAATTCAGCTCCTGCATCTCATTTAAGag GAGGTGGTAGTGGCATGCATTCACGAGACTACTATAATAATAATTATGAC TATGAAGGTCCATATTCATCTTACTATGGTGGGGGTGATCAGCGGCCTTATGGTGGCAATCAACCTTATGGTGGCCGATATTATTATTAA
- the LOC111894855 gene encoding uncharacterized protein LOC111894855 isoform X2: MRTRKADNPKSPPAAKRTPPARKSATKTPTTPPPNASQQSTSEPTITPKRASLPRGKTMATNDTTPTTPKTPVSAIKPQADTVKATPGTRSGSKRTVKKVVKKTVIKKKPKLTDAKAQPDLVADENDDELLTEKDSFEEVKDMEHAKQQESSPSDAKNSIKEEEHDDVCMPLKDDEDTMKDVEEGTDVKPSVESSHLRDVAKAIDNQEPEVDKKENMDAKEKENKEAIDDKSLKIQESFVEARIEEEEEPEEEPEEEPEVEQLIKNQEIIMENEKKVEIEEEPEEEPEEEPEVEQLIKNQEIIMENEKKVEIEEEPEEEPEEEPEVEQPIKNQEIIMENEKKVEIEEEPEEEPEEEPEVEQLVKNQEIIMENEKKVEIEEEPEEEPEEEPEVEQLIKNQEIIMEKEQKVEIEEEPMECNDDEVEMEKDMNEEVKREEDLQEHVCSSNEEKNKDNDVHEKEKKGEIEEEPMECYDDEVEMKKDTNEEAKGEACSQEHVCSSNEEKHKDNDVHEKEKKGEIEEEPMECNDDEVEMEKDPNKEVKGEEDPQERVSLTDEEKDNDTDIHEEDDKGVQQQQQEQSETRLEEEQAECKIAVEERKRRKEFEIFVGGLDRDATEEEVKKAFQYVGEVVDIRMHKELPTNKNKGYAFVRFANKEHVARALAQMKNPVIHGKRCGTAPSEDNDTLFLGNICNTWTKEDIRQKLKDYGVEGVEKITLVSDPQHKGLSRGFAFLEFSGHPDAMLAFKRLQKPDAIFGHPDKTVKVAFAEPLHEPNPEVLKEIKSVFIDGLPPHWDDDIVREYLKSYGVIDRIMLARNMSSAKRKDFGFVDFTTHDAAIACIDGLNKRELGHEKIKVKARLSNPSPKTQAVKGGIAGGFRYGHGNGASFKRAGRGFGRGPYPNNNMEFPRGGRGFYQHGQHGQTSRMGYTEDYPPAGAHPSFRGRHDFRQGGRWNNFRGPHQQSQGPMPFPPRYDDHHHHDNHHHHPMPMRGPPFMPEEQFNRPYEDPYIYGDSSRGVKRPYYADPVYMEHSRVRPRFDYPEPPNSAPASHLRGGGSGMHSRDYYNNNYDYEGPYSSYYGGGDQRPYGGNQPYGGRYYY, encoded by the exons ATGAGAACTCGAAAAGCAGACAATCCCAAATCGCCCCCTGCGGCAAAAAGAACCCCACCGGCTAGAAAATCGGCAACTAAAACCCCTACCACGCCACCACCCAATGCCTCCCAGCAATCAACATCTGAACCCACGATTACTCCTAAGCGTGCTTCCCTCCCTAGAGGGAAGACCATGGCGACCAACGATACCACACCAACAACTCCAAAAACACCAG TTAGTGCAATAAAACCACAGGCTGACACAGTCAAGGCAACTCCGGGAACAAGGTCTGGAAGTAAAAGGACTGTTAAGAAAGTGGTTAAAAAGACTGTTATCAAGAAAAAACCTAAATTGACTGATGCTAAGGCACAGCCTGATTTAGTTGCAGATGAAAACGATGATGAATTACTCACAGAAAAAGATAGTTTCGAGGAGGTGAAGGATATGGAACATGCAAAGCAGCAAGAATCTAGCCCAAGTGATGCTAAAAACTCTATCAAAGAGGAAGAACATGATGATGTTTGTATGCCTTTAAAAGATGATGAAGATACTATGAAGGATGTTGAAGAGGGGACTGATGTTAAGCCCTCTGTTGAAAGCTCTCATTTAAGAGATGTTGCAAAAGCCATTGATAATCAAGAACCAGAAGTGGATAAGAAGGAAAACATGGACGCAAAAGAGAAGGAAAATAAAGAAGCCATTGATGATAAATCCTTAAAGATCCAAGAATCCTTTGTAGAAGCTCGAATAGAGGAagaagaggaacctgaggaagaacctgaagaggaacctgaagtTGAGCAACTCATCAAGAATCAAGAAATCATCATGGAAAATGAGAAAAAAGTTGAGATtgaagaggaacctgaagaaGAACCCGAAGAGGAACCCGAAGTTGAGCAACTCATTAAGAATCAAGAAATCATCATGGAAAATGAGAAAAAAGTTGAGATTGAAGAAGAACCCGAAGAAGaacctgaagaggaacctgaagtTGAGCAACCGATTAAGAATCAAGAAATCATcatggaaaatgaaaaaaaagttgagattgaagaggaacctgaagaagaacctgaagaggaacctgaagtTGAGCAACTCGTTAAGAATCAAGAAATTATCATGGAAAATGAGAAAAAAGTTGAGATTGAAGAggagcctgaagaagaacctgaggaggaacCTGAAGTTGAGCAACTCATTAAGAATCAAGAAATCATCATGGAAAAAGAGCAAAAAGTTGAGATTGAAGAGGAGCCAATGGAATGTAATGATGATGAAGTTGAAATGGAGAAAGATATGAATGAAGAAGTAAAGAGAGAAGAAGACCTACAAGAGCATGTATGCTCaagtaatgaagaaaagaacaaAGACAATGATGTTCATGAAAAAGAGAAAAAAGGTGAGATTGAAGAGGAGCCAATGGAATGTTATGATGATGAAGTTGAAATGAAGAAAGATACAAATGAGGAAGCAAAGGGAGAAGCATGCTCACAAGAGCATGTATGCTCAAGTAATGAAGAAAAGCACAAAGACAATGATGTTCATGAAAAAGAGAAAAAAGGTGAGATTGAAGAGGAACCTATGGAATGTAATGATGATGAAGTTGAAATGGAGAAAGATCCGAATAAGGAAGTAAAAGGAGAAGAAGATCCACAAGAACGTGTATCTTTAACTGATGAAGAAAAGGACAATGACACTGACATTCATGAAGAAGATGACAAGGgtgtacaacaacaacaacaagagcAAAGTGAAACAAGGTTAGAAGAGGAACAAGCAGAATGTAAAATAGCTGTAGAGGAGCGAAAAAGAAGGAAAGAATTTGAGATATTTGTTGGTGGATTGGATAGAGATGCCACAGAAGAAGAAGTAAAGAAAGCTTTTCAGTATGTTGGTGAGGTTGTTGATATCCGAATGCATAAAGAACTTCCAACCAATAAAAACAAAGGATATGCATTTGTGAGATTTGCTAATAAGGAGCATGTAGCACGTGCTTTAGCCCAAATGAAAAACCCTGTT aTACATGGAAAACGATGTGGAACTGCACCTAGTGAGGACAATGATACTTTGTTCTTGGGCAATATCTGCAATACATGGACAAAAGAAGAT ATAAGACAAAAACTCAAAGATTATGGTGTAGAAGGTGTAGAAAAGATCACACTTGTGTCTGATCCTCAACACAAAGGATTAAGTCGTGGGTTTGCATTTCTTGAATTCTCAGGACACCCGGATGCCATGCTGGCATTCAAAAGGCTTCAAAAACCTGATGCTATATTTGGTCACCCTGATAAAACTGTAAAAGTAGCTTTTGCTGAACCCTTACATGAACCTAATCCTGAGGTTTTAAAAGAGATTAAATCTGTGTTTATTGATGGATTGCCACCTCATTGGGATGATGACATTGTTAGAGAATATTTAAAAAGTTATGGTGTTATTGATCGGATTATGCTTGCAAGAAATATGTCATCTGCTAAAAGGAAAGATTTTGGATTTGTTGATTTTACTACTCATGATGCTGCTATTGCTTGTATTGATGGGTTGAATAAAAGAGAATTGGGTCATGAGAAA ATTAAAGTGAAAGCAAGGCTTTCAAATCCTTCACCTAAAACTCAAGCTGTGAAAGGTGGAATAGCTGGAGGCTTTCGATATGGTCATGGAAATGGTGCTTCCTTTAAAAGAGCTG GTAGGGGTTTTGGAAGAGGTCCATATCCTAACAACAATATGGAATTTCCACGAGGTGGCAGAGGTTTCTATCAACATGGTCAACATGGTCAAACCAGTAGAATGGGTTATACAGAGGATTACCCGCCAGCTGGCGCTCATCCTTCTTTCAGAGGGAGACATGATTTTAGACAAG GAGGGAGGTGGAATAATTTCAGGGGTCCACATCAGCAATCTCAAGGCCCTATGCCATTCCCACCTAGATACgatgatcatcatcatcatgataatcatcatcatcatcctatGCCTATGAGAGGACCACCATTTATGCCTGAAGAACAATTCAACAGACCTTATGAAGACCCCTACATATATGGAGATTCCTCACGTGGTGTAAAACGTCCTTATTATGCA GATCCTGTGTATATGGAGCATAGTAGAGTTCGGCCTCGTTTCGATTACCCTGAGCCTCCAAATTCAGCTCCTGCATCTCATTTAAGag GAGGTGGTAGTGGCATGCATTCACGAGACTACTATAATAATAATTATGAC TATGAAGGTCCATATTCATCTTACTATGGTGGGGGTGATCAGCGGCCTTATGGTGGCAATCAACCTTATGGTGGCCGATATTATTATTAA
- the LOC128133668 gene encoding uncharacterized protein LOC128133668 — protein MTDKRIRVSWKSELVDKTFLEACIQELTSNGREGSGLKASSWVVVAEKLKTDHNFVVEKKQMKNRYDYLKAKYAVWLKLKNKTGNIYDPVTNSFNMTNEELEAEAKLNKYVDKLRNAPLPCPKLCTQLFEGATSTGVHSWGPSSTLPHPNETFSTHDFEDTEMEEPTPHADTPSSTVPQPTSEESSGRTKNKGANEMAAQAFTEANNLDKEMDACMAKLTSLEWGEYDPKYTTALMLFAESADKYYLCDVAYTNTRGFMAPYRNTRYWLADFRRNRALTKKERFNHAHAQLRNIIERVYGILKARFPILKQMAPYPFPVQRDIV, from the exons ATGACAGATAAAAGAATTAGGGTTAGTTGGAAGTCGGAATTGGTGGACAAAACTTTTTTGGAAGCATGTATACAAGAATTAACAAGCAATGGCCGGGAGGGTAGTGGCCTAAAAGCAAGCTCATGGGTTGTGGTCGCGGAGAAATTGAAAACAGATCATAATTTTGTTGTCgagaaaaaacaaatgaaaaaccgATACGACTATTTAAAAGCAAAATATGCAGTGTGGTTAAAACTTAAAAACAAAACAGGAAATATTTATGATCCTGTAACGAATTCTTTTAACATGACTAATGAAGAATTGGAAGCAGAAGCGAag TTGAACAAGTATGTAGATAAGCTGAGAAATGCACCCCTCCCTTGCCCTaaactttgtacccaactattTGAAGGGGCGACCTCGACTGGTGTTCACAGTTGGGGGCCATCTTCGACACTACCTCATCCTAACGAAACCTTCAGTACACATGATTTTGAGGATACAGAGATGGAAGAGCCAACACCTCATGCAGATACCCCAAGCTCAACAGTACCTCAACCTACTAGTGAGGAATCATCTGGGCGGACAAAAAACAAGGGGGCAAACGAAATG GCTGCACAAGCATTCACAGAAGCAAATAATCTTGACAAGGAGATGGATGCTTGTATGGCAAAGTTGACAAGCTTAGAGTGGGGAGAATATGATCCGAAATACACCACTGCTCTTATGTTATTTGCTGAAAGTGCTG ataaatattacctttgtgatgTCGCATACACCAACACCCGTGGATTTATGGCTCCATACCGTAatactaggtattggttagcTGATTTTCGAAGAAACAGAGCTTTAACAAAGAAAGAAAGGTTCAATCATGCtcatgcacaacttagaaatATCATTGAACGTGTTTATGGTATATTGAAGGCGAGATTTCCAATTTTAAAACAAATGGCTCCTTATCCTTTTCCAGTGCAAAGAGACATAgtctga